Part of the Vigna unguiculata cultivar IT97K-499-35 chromosome 3, ASM411807v1, whole genome shotgun sequence genome, GGGAGGAACTACTTCAATCTATGGATGAAGATAAAGAGAGGGAGGCAAATGATGAACTCGACAAAGATAGGGAACCTCTAAAGAAAGTAGATGATAATTATCATGTAATTTACCCTTTGTTTGGCCACAAGGTTAACTAGGAAGGAGGAGGGGATAAAAATTCTTTGTGCTTGGTTACATGTACAGGAGGATGAGTGTTTGACCTCCTTTCCTTCCTACACACCTCCTATATAAGGGGTGGCTTAGACCATTTTATAGACACTTTTACTTTAGAAAGAAAAGTTATTTGTGTGCAAAAGCCTGAAGTGCTTTTGAGAAGTTCATAGCTTCTCTTTTGAGTTCTTATCTAGAGAGTTAAGTCTCAAGTGACAGACAGATCACTTTGCTTATCTCATGGAGTTGGAGTGGTGCTGGATTCTTTCTTATTCCTAGCTTCTTTGTGTCATAATCTtgatctttcttttctttctcttagtTTCTTTCTTTGCTTTGTTTTTCCTTCGTCTTGTTTGGACATACTTCCATGGCTTTGTCCATCCAAACTTTCACTAAATACCACCTAAATCACCAAGAAATCAACAATCGCTACCAGACTTAACCCCACTGAGAACACCTACAACCTTCAAGCTCCAAGTAAGATTTTGATCCCTTCATTACGTTATGGCTTTTGCAATCCCTGCACTGTAAACCTTCGATGATCCAAGCAAGAATCCTACTACAAGCTTAACAAAGCATGTGCAGACCATTCTTTGTCTTTAACCATGAATTCTTTTACCGGAGCTTGAGATAGTCGGTCCACTTCTTGGCTCAATCTTCCAAGGTTTTCATCAGtataccttttaaatatttttccttcCAACTTTCTAGAATTTAAGATAATAGAATAACAGAATAACAACTTGTAGATAACATCATAACAAATGAGATAATGACAGATAAGTACTTCCTTGATACATTACAGACTATTAAATCTTCTATTTCTCATCTTCCTTGAGTAGACTCTTGAAACCTTGGGCTCACTAGTCTGCCTTTCTAGTGGGGCTTTATCAGACAAgaactttttctttctcctaCCACTTGCTTTTGAGTACTACTGCTCTGGGCGAGGGTAGTGTCTTTTCTATTACGGTCTTAAACTGAACTTCTGAAGAAACCTCAAAATTTTCCAAAAGCATGTTGTatcaaattttgtgaaatttaagaATTCTTTCCTTTATCAAACTTGTACTAACAGATATTTCAATTTGTTCTGTATAACAATAGAAGGATACCACAACACCCGATTATATAAGGTTTGAATTTTTCTAACTCATTGTAGAGACTACAACACTTACGTGTGCATAGCGCTAACAATATTTTGTTGATGGTTAGTTACTCTTGATTTTGTGGAGTACTTTTAATGTGAGTTTCTATTGTCTAAAACTGTGAATGTGAGCAGTTATTTGTGTCTTTCGTTGTCTACAGGGAGTGAGAGCAATCAACAGAAAAATGGAATTAGCAGATAGAGCAGTTGGATTTCTGTTATCCGTTACAAGCTTGTCCATATTTACCTACTATACATTTTGGGTTATCATCCTGGTTAGTGACTGTATTTTAAATGAATGATGGCTTTCctcttttattcttaattacaatttttatttgttgatctTGTGGTCTTTTCAGCCTTTTGTGGATGATGATCATTTCGTTCACAAGTACTTTTTACCCCAAGAGTATGCCATACTAATTCCAGTCTCTGCTGGCGTTACACTGCTTTGTTTCTTGAGTATATTTGTTGGAGTCGTGATGCTCAAATCCAAAAGAAAGAAGGCTTGATTTGTATTTTCCGTTTTGTTGCACCAgttgttataaattttgaaacagCGAATGTATTAAGTGTATTTTCGAACATTTCATTCAAGAAAAGCTTTACCTTGACTGTGATGTTTGTCTGCACATGGAAGTAGGTAGATGGATTAAGGCAAAAGAGGCATGCCACAAAATTTTGTTACATGGATTAAGTACGTTTGATGCATACAATTGATTAAGCTGATATATTTTgagtaagaaaaatataaaagtcgATCACGTGGTTTTAActtatcaaaaaaatatatacgaTATCATACATAATTTAGGAGTAAAGGCGTAATATactacaaatttttatttttattctttttaagattaaaatgtatacatttacatttttttatcattttttatcttttctcacTGTTTAACTTCGACTTAAACCACCCTATATTAATACGAGGCTAAAGACTAGTCAATAATTGTAGGAGATCAACATGCTTACATTAGATGATTGTGTtatataccattttttttatctaaaattaaattatgtagtAAACTCTAttgtttgatttaattaaaatatttgattggaTGTTAATAATGAATAAAGTTCAGTTGTTAAAGAAAGAATGTTAGGAGTGAGTTGACTTGGGTGATGTCCATTTCTAGGTGAGTAATGATatacaatattttcattttatgtacatttattatatacttttttttttcttttctatcacAATCATATAACCTATAAACCTACTTCTACTACCTTTTCTCTACTTTTCAATTTTGCAATTGCATTTTGACCTTATCAAAAATAGGTTGGAAATGTTTGACCTTTGGAGCACCTTTGAAAATTGGCACACCAagataaacaaaagaaatagaCCCCTTACAAAAACCAATGTGTAgaagataatgaaaaaattgagaagaagcttgattacttgcaaataaattactttttcctTTGTTAACCCACTGTTCCGATGCATAAGCATAATTTTTCAATAACTTCTATTGAGATAATAGAATCACCACTGCAAaatatatcatcaacatataaacCATgagaagtttttttattttcatcattaagcatttcttaaatttaccttttttttaaatatactttacaaattttattttccaaaaaaaaaacaatttttcaaaacatttttatGGATTAATCGGATATTCATCCATAAAAAATTTGCTAATACATTATGTGGattgaaaattcaattaaattttcatttaatcaaAATGGATTaacgaattttattttatctaatccATTATAATTTTGGATAAAATCATTTGATTTTGTCCATTATAGGTGATAAAACCACTTCACTTATTTGCCATCCATCTAGTTCACCTGTAAAATAGATCAAAATCACCcatgcatttttaaagatgggTCATAAGattgttttttgaaaaattcaatGGATCCAACTCTCAGTTCACTCATATACTTTTAAAGAGGATTATAATGATCtaaacattatttttcaaaatttaatggaCTATCAATACTTgatacaaaaattaaagatttctaacatttacttttaaaaaaattttccaagatatatttttaatctcttttttacaaatttcgttttttaatattattttaaggatGAATccataacaaatattttatttattgtaatacTCTAATTAGGTTTGACATCTAGAAAAATATTACtacttattttaaattctataattattttaatgttttataataacttttattataaaataacattaaaagtcATTGTAGTGTATTAAGGTATTTATTCCAAACTCTTTAgttatttatatgaattttattaagataattgaTATATGTAAAttctttaatcttttatattttgtattttattagcCATTTATAAGAAGTCACATATATTcaggaaatttatttttgggtaGGAGTCGGATAGAAGGCATAAAATCAGATAAATGAGTGGGTAAAGAAGAAAGAGATTGGAAAGATGAGTCCAAGTGATTCTAAGTCTCATATCAAATAAAGATAAGAAAATTGAGTAATAAGGTagaaaattcataaattcactgtcttaaagttttaaattggaGGTGATGTCAATATGTGGTTGGACTCTAGCCTTGTTGGTGTTGTGTCTTCTTAGTGAGCCTCCTCCCCTAAAAGACCAATTCAATGATATCAGAACTGAAGGTTAGTCTTGATGATCGGCGACTCATACGAGTTTAGTATGATCCCTGTATCGAATGTTTTCTTGACAAAGGGTTTAGGAAAGATGAACGACGGTACAAAATGGCTATTCATGGTTGAGAATCCTTTTGCACAAGGGGAAGTGTATCAATGTGAAAACGACTCTCATCCTTGAAGAAGAAATTGTTGGGAATCTAAGTGAGTTTATTAAGTCCTACATcagataaaaatgagaaagttgagcaacatataagataaaaaatccataaatttaGTACTTTAAAGTTTTTGGTTGAAAATGATGTCAATCTCCTAAGTAGTTTGGGTTTAGATctcatttattgttattttattttttccaagaATCCTGCCTTGAAAGTCCCATTATAAGAGTAGTATAGTGTTTTCTTAGGAAGTTATCCcgatgtttcatttttttattactttttgtacttgaaagaaaaaat contains:
- the LOC114176484 gene encoding dolichol-phosphate mannose synthase subunit 2-like isoform X1, which translates into the protein MGVRAINRKMELADRAVGFLLSVTSLSIFTYYTFWVIILPFVDDDHFVHKYFLPQEYAILIPVSAGVTLLCFLSIFVGVVMLKSKRKKA
- the LOC114176484 gene encoding dolichol-phosphate mannose synthase subunit 2-like isoform X2 translates to MELADRAVGFLLSVTSLSIFTYYTFWVIILPFVDDDHFVHKYFLPQEYAILIPVSAGVTLLCFLSIFVGVVMLKSKRKKA